Proteins encoded by one window of Sciurus carolinensis chromosome 12, mSciCar1.2, whole genome shotgun sequence:
- the Fcmr gene encoding fas apoptotic inhibitory molecule 3 isoform X1, with amino-acid sequence MGLWLWSLYFLPGSFLKVVLCSPGLKKFTGTWDIMTKVSGALKILPEVKLDGKLGGSITFECPLPEIHVRMYLCRQMAKPRICSTVVSNNFIKKEYESRVTLKLCSDKNLFLVEMTELTKSDGGVYACGVGMHTDRGKTQKVTLNVHSEYSPFWEEELISKSPKWFHKFLQQPMPDWLQMVAHASSSESIPKVTTPTQRTEDPPGLRPSVTTPIIHHPQAPRASLVAAAKPSTLLPSTTASKTSAQEELLRPPGASYNQHTRLHGQREFNRGSESSREDQGFHILIPTVLGLLLLALLGLVVKRAIQRKRASRRVRRLAIRMRALEASQRPRLQRPRSQNIYSACPRRAPESNAAGPEQTPPADLEPSAPSAPPQVPEAPWLHSPSLKTSCEYVSVCHQLAAKMEATDSNDYINIPNLIHSPSCTPAVRP; translated from the exons gATCATTTTTAAAGGTAGTTTTATGCAGCCCAGGATTGAAGAAGTTCACGGGCACTTGGGACATCATGACTAAGG TATCTGGGGCTCTGAAGATCCTCCCAGAAGTAAAGCTGGATGGAAAACTGGGCGGATCTATTACCTTCGAGTGCCCGCTTCCTGAAATACACGTGAGGATGTATCTGTGCCGGCAGATGGCTAAACCTAGAATCTGTTCCACCGTGGTATCAAATAACTTCATCAAGAAGGAATATGAGAGCCGAGTGACTCTGAAGTTGTGCTCAGACAAGAATCTGTTCCTAGTGGAGATGACAGAGCTGACCAAAAGTGATGGTGGAGTCTATGCCTGTGGCGTGGGCATGCACACAGACCGGGGCAAGACCCAGAAGGTCACCCTGAATGTCCACAGTG AGTACAGTCCATTCTGGGAAGAGGAGCTGATATCTAAGTCTCCAAAATGGTTTCATAAATTTCTGCAGCAACCGATGCCCGATTGGCTCCAGATGGTTGCACATGCCAGTTCTTCTGAATCCATACCCAAAG TTACCACACCAACCCAAAGGACTGAGGACCCTCCAGGGCTTCGCCCCTCTGTCACCACACCAATAATTCATCATCCTCAAGCTCCCAGAGCATCCTTGGTAGCAGCTGCCAAGCCCTCAACCCTTCTGCCATCCACCACAGCCTCAAAGACTTCAGCTCAGGAAGAGCTGCTTAGGCCCCCGGGGGCCAGCTACAACCAGCACACCAGGCTTCATGGGCAGAG agAATTCAACCGTGGCTCAGAGTCTTCGAGGGAGGACCAAGGATTTCACATCCTGATCCCAACTGTCCTGGGTCTTCTCCTGCTGGCCCTTCTGGGCCTGGTGGTAAAAAGAGCGATTCAAAGGAAGAGAG CCTCCAGGCGCGTCCGCCGACTGGCGATAAGGATGCGAGCTCTGGAAGCCTCCCAGCGGCCCCGACTGCAGAGGCCGCGCTCCCAGAACATCTACAGCGCCTGCCCACGGCGCGCTCCAGAGTCTAACGCGGCCG GCCCAGAACAGACCCCTCCTGCGGACCTCGAACCCTCGGCGCCTTCAGCCCCTCCGCAG GTGCCTGAAGCTCCCTGGCTCCATTCCCCATCTCTGAAGACCAGCTGTGAATATGTGAGTGTCTGCCACCAGCTTGCTGCCAAGATGGAGGCCACTGATTCAAATGACTACATCAATATTCCCAACCTGATTCACTCTCCAAGCTGTACCCCTGCAGTCAGACCTTGA
- the Il24 gene encoding interleukin-24, with protein MGSWLQVVTLPCLSLILVIWSQIPGFQSQIFQFGPCRVEGVNLQQLREAFRAIQDTVVTRDNNTSIRLLHQEVLQNVSDAESCYLIHSLLKFYLNTIFKNYHNRRDEFKTQKSFSTLANNFIVIMSKLQPSQENEKFSISESARRRFLLFQGAFKRLDIEAALTKAFGEVDILLTWMEKFYKL; from the exons atgGGCTCTTGGTTACAGGTGGTCACCCTCCCTTGCCTGAGTCTGATCCTGGTTATCTGGAGCCAGATACCAGGGTTCCAGAGCCAAATATTCCAATTTGGGCCCTGCCGAGTGGAAGGGGTCAATCTCCAGCAACTGCGTGAGGCCTTCAGGGCCATCCAGGACACTGTGGTGA CTCGGGATAATAACACCAGCATCCGGCTGTTGCATCAGGAGGTTCTACAGAATGTCTCG GATGCTGAGAGCTGTTACCTTATCCACTCCCTGCTGAAGTTCTATTTGAACACCATTTTCAAAAACTACCACAACAGAAGAGATGAATTCAAGACCCAGAAATCATTCTCTACTCTGGCCAACAACTTTATTGTCATCATGTCAAAACTTCAACCCAGT CAGGAAAATGAGAAGTTTTCCATCAGTGAGAGTGCGCGCAGGCGGTTTCTGCTGTTCCAGGGAGCATTCAAACGG TTGGACATAGAAGCAGCTCTGACGAAAGCCTTTGGGGAAGTGGACATTCTCCTGACATGGATGGAGAAATTCTACAAGCTCTGA
- the Fcmr gene encoding fas apoptotic inhibitory molecule 3 isoform X2, giving the protein MGLWLWSLYFLPVSGALKILPEVKLDGKLGGSITFECPLPEIHVRMYLCRQMAKPRICSTVVSNNFIKKEYESRVTLKLCSDKNLFLVEMTELTKSDGGVYACGVGMHTDRGKTQKVTLNVHSEYSPFWEEELISKSPKWFHKFLQQPMPDWLQMVAHASSSESIPKVTTPTQRTEDPPGLRPSVTTPIIHHPQAPRASLVAAAKPSTLLPSTTASKTSAQEELLRPPGASYNQHTRLHGQREFNRGSESSREDQGFHILIPTVLGLLLLALLGLVVKRAIQRKRASRRVRRLAIRMRALEASQRPRLQRPRSQNIYSACPRRAPESNAAGPEQTPPADLEPSAPSAPPQVPEAPWLHSPSLKTSCEYVSVCHQLAAKMEATDSNDYINIPNLIHSPSCTPAVRP; this is encoded by the exons TATCTGGGGCTCTGAAGATCCTCCCAGAAGTAAAGCTGGATGGAAAACTGGGCGGATCTATTACCTTCGAGTGCCCGCTTCCTGAAATACACGTGAGGATGTATCTGTGCCGGCAGATGGCTAAACCTAGAATCTGTTCCACCGTGGTATCAAATAACTTCATCAAGAAGGAATATGAGAGCCGAGTGACTCTGAAGTTGTGCTCAGACAAGAATCTGTTCCTAGTGGAGATGACAGAGCTGACCAAAAGTGATGGTGGAGTCTATGCCTGTGGCGTGGGCATGCACACAGACCGGGGCAAGACCCAGAAGGTCACCCTGAATGTCCACAGTG AGTACAGTCCATTCTGGGAAGAGGAGCTGATATCTAAGTCTCCAAAATGGTTTCATAAATTTCTGCAGCAACCGATGCCCGATTGGCTCCAGATGGTTGCACATGCCAGTTCTTCTGAATCCATACCCAAAG TTACCACACCAACCCAAAGGACTGAGGACCCTCCAGGGCTTCGCCCCTCTGTCACCACACCAATAATTCATCATCCTCAAGCTCCCAGAGCATCCTTGGTAGCAGCTGCCAAGCCCTCAACCCTTCTGCCATCCACCACAGCCTCAAAGACTTCAGCTCAGGAAGAGCTGCTTAGGCCCCCGGGGGCCAGCTACAACCAGCACACCAGGCTTCATGGGCAGAG agAATTCAACCGTGGCTCAGAGTCTTCGAGGGAGGACCAAGGATTTCACATCCTGATCCCAACTGTCCTGGGTCTTCTCCTGCTGGCCCTTCTGGGCCTGGTGGTAAAAAGAGCGATTCAAAGGAAGAGAG CCTCCAGGCGCGTCCGCCGACTGGCGATAAGGATGCGAGCTCTGGAAGCCTCCCAGCGGCCCCGACTGCAGAGGCCGCGCTCCCAGAACATCTACAGCGCCTGCCCACGGCGCGCTCCAGAGTCTAACGCGGCCG GCCCAGAACAGACCCCTCCTGCGGACCTCGAACCCTCGGCGCCTTCAGCCCCTCCGCAG GTGCCTGAAGCTCCCTGGCTCCATTCCCCATCTCTGAAGACCAGCTGTGAATATGTGAGTGTCTGCCACCAGCTTGCTGCCAAGATGGAGGCCACTGATTCAAATGACTACATCAATATTCCCAACCTGATTCACTCTCCAAGCTGTACCCCTGCAGTCAGACCTTGA
- the Fcmr gene encoding fas apoptotic inhibitory molecule 3 isoform X3 — translation MGLWLWSLYFLPGSFLKVVLCSPGLKKFTGTWDIMTKVSGALKILPEVKLDGKLGGSITFECPLPEIHVRMYLCRQMAKPRICSTVVSNNFIKKEYESRVTLKLCSDKNLFLVEMTELTKSDGGVYACGVGMHTDRGKTQKVTLNVHSVTTPTQRTEDPPGLRPSVTTPIIHHPQAPRASLVAAAKPSTLLPSTTASKTSAQEELLRPPGASYNQHTRLHGQREFNRGSESSREDQGFHILIPTVLGLLLLALLGLVVKRAIQRKRASRRVRRLAIRMRALEASQRPRLQRPRSQNIYSACPRRAPESNAAGPEQTPPADLEPSAPSAPPQVPEAPWLHSPSLKTSCEYVSVCHQLAAKMEATDSNDYINIPNLIHSPSCTPAVRP, via the exons gATCATTTTTAAAGGTAGTTTTATGCAGCCCAGGATTGAAGAAGTTCACGGGCACTTGGGACATCATGACTAAGG TATCTGGGGCTCTGAAGATCCTCCCAGAAGTAAAGCTGGATGGAAAACTGGGCGGATCTATTACCTTCGAGTGCCCGCTTCCTGAAATACACGTGAGGATGTATCTGTGCCGGCAGATGGCTAAACCTAGAATCTGTTCCACCGTGGTATCAAATAACTTCATCAAGAAGGAATATGAGAGCCGAGTGACTCTGAAGTTGTGCTCAGACAAGAATCTGTTCCTAGTGGAGATGACAGAGCTGACCAAAAGTGATGGTGGAGTCTATGCCTGTGGCGTGGGCATGCACACAGACCGGGGCAAGACCCAGAAGGTCACCCTGAATGTCCACAGTG TTACCACACCAACCCAAAGGACTGAGGACCCTCCAGGGCTTCGCCCCTCTGTCACCACACCAATAATTCATCATCCTCAAGCTCCCAGAGCATCCTTGGTAGCAGCTGCCAAGCCCTCAACCCTTCTGCCATCCACCACAGCCTCAAAGACTTCAGCTCAGGAAGAGCTGCTTAGGCCCCCGGGGGCCAGCTACAACCAGCACACCAGGCTTCATGGGCAGAG agAATTCAACCGTGGCTCAGAGTCTTCGAGGGAGGACCAAGGATTTCACATCCTGATCCCAACTGTCCTGGGTCTTCTCCTGCTGGCCCTTCTGGGCCTGGTGGTAAAAAGAGCGATTCAAAGGAAGAGAG CCTCCAGGCGCGTCCGCCGACTGGCGATAAGGATGCGAGCTCTGGAAGCCTCCCAGCGGCCCCGACTGCAGAGGCCGCGCTCCCAGAACATCTACAGCGCCTGCCCACGGCGCGCTCCAGAGTCTAACGCGGCCG GCCCAGAACAGACCCCTCCTGCGGACCTCGAACCCTCGGCGCCTTCAGCCCCTCCGCAG GTGCCTGAAGCTCCCTGGCTCCATTCCCCATCTCTGAAGACCAGCTGTGAATATGTGAGTGTCTGCCACCAGCTTGCTGCCAAGATGGAGGCCACTGATTCAAATGACTACATCAATATTCCCAACCTGATTCACTCTCCAAGCTGTACCCCTGCAGTCAGACCTTGA